A stretch of Ranitomeya variabilis isolate aRanVar5 chromosome 3, aRanVar5.hap1, whole genome shotgun sequence DNA encodes these proteins:
- the GUCA1A gene encoding guanylyl cyclase-activating protein 1: protein MGNMDGKAVEELSATEIHRWYKKFMTECPSGQLTQHEFKQFFGLKNLSPASNEYIEQMFNTFDFNKDGYMDFMEYVAALSLVLKGKVEQKLRWYFKLYDVDGNGCIDRGELLNIIKAIRAINRCNDEMTAEEFTDMVFDKIDINGDGELSLEEFIGGVQKDEVLLDVLTRSLDLKHIVYMIQNDGKRMEITERPQTNHNRRLDHPG, encoded by the exons ATGGGGAATATGGATGGAAAAGCAGTAGAGGAGCTAAGTGCCACAGAAATTCACCGATGGTATAAAAAGTTCATGACGGAGTGTCCATCTGGTCAGTTAACCCAACATGAATTCAAGCAGTTCTTCGGACTCAAGAACCTTAGTCCAGCATCCAACGAATATATTGAACAAATGTTCAACACATTTGACTTTAACAAG GATGGTTATATGGATTTTATGGAGTATGTAGCTGCTTTGAGCTTAGTCCTGAAAGGCAAAGTGGAGCAGAAGCTGCGGTGGTACTTCAAGCTCTACGATGTGGATGGGAATGGCTGCATAGACAGAGGAGAACTTCTCAATATAATAAAG GCTATCAGGGCTATTAACAGATGTAATGATGAGATGACCGCAGAGGAATTCACAGATATGGTTTTTGACAAAATTGACATTAATGGCGATG GTGAATTATCCCTGGAGGAATTTATAGGAGGTGTACAGAAGGATGAGGTGCTCCTAGATGTCCTGACCCGCAGTTTGGACCTGAAACACATTGTCTACATGATTCAGAATGATGGTAAACGGATGGAGATCACAGAACGACCACAGACAAATCACAACCGTAGACTAGATCACCCGGGGTGA